The stretch of DNA TGTCTGCTGAATTGAGTGAAGTAAGGCCTGATGAGTTCGGCACCCGACTGTCAACTTCGCCTCTGAAATCAAGGCCGGCCTGTAGGGAATGAGAAATCGTTCTTTGACTCGCGCGATGCGCGCGACCGATTGGTCCAGTCGTTCTATCGAAATCATCCCCGAGGCGACTGCCGCCTCAATCGCATTGAATGCGGCAACCTCCCTGTCACGATCTTTGCAAATCAGCAAGGTATCACAACCGGCTAACACTGCACGAACTGCAGCATCCTCAATACCATAGTGGTCAATGATTGCATGCATTTCGAGATCATCGGTCAACACCACCCCGTTATAGCGCATGTCGTGTCGCAACAGGTTCGTAATGACCGCGGGCGACAAGGTGGCTGGCAGCTTCTCGTCGAGAGACCGATAGAGAACATGGGCCGTCATGATCGTCGCAACGCCCTGTGCCACGGCATGGCGAAACGGAGGAAACTCGATTGTCTCTAAGCGTTCTCGTGCAGCCTCCACGACTGGAAGTTCTTTATGAGAATCGGCTGCTGTGTCACCATGACCTGGAAAATGCTTCCCGCAAGCGACGATTTGATGGTCTTGGAGTCCAGCTGCTGTTACCCATCCCAACTCCGACACGATATCCGGTGCTGAACCAAAGGCGCGATCCCCAATGACTGGATTGTCGGGATTGCTGTTGACGTCGAGCACCGGCGCCATATTCATGTTGATCCCGACTGCCCGCAATTCTTTCGCGATCGTGGCTGCGGCCGCATAAGCTAGCTCCGTTGAATTGCAACGACCGAACACGTCGCAGGGCGGGAACATGGTGAAGCCCTTGGGGAGTCGCGAGACTCGACCGCCTTCTTGATCGATCGCAATCAAGAGCGGGGAATGGGGGCTACACCGTTGGAGCTCGTTCGTCAGCTCGATGATTTGGTCGACGGATTCCAGATTCCGCGAGAAAAGAATGACGCCGCCCGGCTTGTACTCCTTGATGAAGGAAGCCAGGTCGGATGTCACGGAGGTCCCCGTGAACCCGACCATAAAGAGCTGGCCGATTTTATCCCGCGAGCTCAATGAGCGCCCGAGCACGTTACAGACTCCGATCCATAAGGTATTGGATCAGCAACCGAGTGCCAATGCCGGTGGGTCCCTTCGGAAGGTATGCCCGTTCTCGCTCGCTCCAATCCGTACTGGCGATGTCCAAATGAACCCAGGGACAGTCTCCGACAAACTTGCTGAGGAAGAGCGCGGCCGTGATCATCCCGCCGCCACGGCCCCCGATGTTGCGCATATCCGCCACATCGCTTTTCAGTTGTTCGAAGTATTCGTCCCAGAGCGGCATCTCCCAGACACGCTCGCCGGCCCTGAGCCCGGCCTT from Nitrospiraceae bacterium encodes:
- the nagZ gene encoding beta-N-acetylhexosaminidase — protein: MLGRSLSSRDKIGQLFMVGFTGTSVTSDLASFIKEYKPGGVILFSRNLESVDQIIELTNELQRCSPHSPLLIAIDQEGGRVSRLPKGFTMFPPCDVFGRCNSTELAYAAAATIAKELRAVGINMNMAPVLDVNSNPDNPVIGDRAFGSAPDIVSELGWVTAAGLQDHQIVACGKHFPGHGDTAADSHKELPVVEAARERLETIEFPPFRHAVAQGVATIMTAHVLYRSLDEKLPATLSPAVITNLLRHDMRYNGVVLTDDLEMHAIIDHYGIEDAAVRAVLAGCDTLLICKDRDREVAAFNAIEAAVASGMISIERLDQSVARIARVKERFLIPYRPALISEAKLTVGCRTHQALLHSIQQTRGRFERASAEA